A window from Roseburia sp. 499 encodes these proteins:
- the ftsZ gene encoding cell division protein FtsZ — protein MLEIMTSEADSSAKIIVVGVGGAGNNAVNRMVDENIGGVEFIGINTDKQALALCKAPTLIQIGEKLTKGLGAGAQPEIGEKAAEESSEELTAAIKGADMVFVTCGMGGGTGTGAAPVVAKIAKDMGILTVGVVTKPFKFEAKARMVNALGGIEKLKDSVDTLIVIPNDKLLEIVDRRTTMPDALKKADEVLQQAVQGITDLINLPALINLDFADVQTVMKDKGMAHIGIGNAKGDEKAIEAVKLAVASPLLETTITGASHVIINISGDISLMDANDAASYVQDLAGDNANIIFGAKFDETMTDEATITVIATGLEDVAAAPKIMPSMKYTTNATTRPTTTTSRPLNSYTSGTTQNTTGGMGVTASTLGLQRPKKPESSIPERDIKIPEFLKNTRK, from the coding sequence TTGCTGGAGATTATGACAAGTGAAGCAGATTCCAGTGCCAAGATCATCGTAGTTGGTGTCGGGGGAGCTGGAAATAATGCAGTAAATAGAATGGTTGATGAAAATATTGGTGGTGTTGAATTTATAGGAATCAACACAGACAAGCAGGCGTTAGCACTTTGTAAGGCGCCAACCCTGATTCAGATTGGTGAGAAACTGACCAAGGGATTGGGAGCAGGTGCACAGCCTGAAATTGGTGAAAAGGCAGCAGAAGAGAGTAGCGAAGAACTGACAGCAGCCATCAAGGGTGCAGATATGGTATTTGTAACCTGTGGTATGGGCGGTGGAACAGGAACTGGAGCAGCTCCTGTTGTTGCAAAGATTGCTAAGGATATGGGAATTTTGACCGTTGGTGTTGTAACCAAGCCGTTTAAGTTTGAAGCGAAAGCTCGTATGGTGAATGCACTTGGTGGAATTGAAAAATTAAAAGATAGTGTAGATACATTAATTGTAATTCCGAATGATAAGTTATTAGAGATTGTAGATAGACGTACTACGATGCCGGATGCATTAAAGAAGGCTGATGAGGTATTACAGCAGGCAGTACAGGGAATTACCGACCTGATTAACTTACCTGCATTGATTAACCTTGACTTTGCAGATGTTCAGACTGTTATGAAGGACAAGGGAATGGCTCATATCGGTATTGGTAATGCGAAGGGTGATGAGAAGGCAATTGAGGCTGTAAAACTTGCTGTTGCCAGTCCTTTATTGGAGACAACAATTACCGGTGCTTCTCATGTTATTATTAATATTTCCGGTGATATTTCTCTTATGGATGCAAATGATGCTGCAAGTTATGTACAGGATCTTGCAGGAGACAATGCAAATATTATCTTTGGTGCGAAGTTCGATGAGACTATGACAGATGAGGCAACAATTACTGTAATTGCAACTGGTCTAGAGGATGTAGCGGCAGCTCCGAAGATTATGCCAAGCATGAAGTATACAACAAATGCAACAACAAGACCGACAACAACTACTAGTCGTCCGTTGAATTCATATACTTCAGGAACAACTCAGAATACTACCGGTGGTATGGGTGTGACTGCATCCACATTGGGATTGCAGAGACCTAAGAAACCAGAAAGCAGTATCCCAGAGCGTGATATTAAGATTCCGGAGTTTTTAAAGAATACAAGAAAGTAA
- a CDS encoding sigma-E processing peptidase SpoIIGA, giving the protein MKYELYADVWFATNYTMDCLALWLCGKLMKQKQKKRRLFLAGFFGTGAAMSCFFLMKSYICYLLAVHFVINPLMIFMYFRSRSGKEFLIQYLFTYLSVILLGGILEFSRGMWKSSRGYWMAVVVAVMFIFLIEKILDSWKKQKDTVVEVVILTGERQMKAKGFLDTGNLLRDPIVNRPVHIIKEELLEPELAEGKLLMRLIPYHSLGKEHGLLETVTLEGMYILQGETSVYLEKPVFGIAKEKLFQGDKYDVILNGVCMEH; this is encoded by the coding sequence GTGAAATATGAACTGTATGCAGATGTTTGGTTTGCTACAAATTATACCATGGACTGTTTAGCGTTGTGGCTATGTGGGAAACTTATGAAGCAGAAACAAAAGAAAAGGAGACTTTTTCTGGCAGGTTTTTTCGGGACCGGAGCAGCCATGTCATGTTTTTTCCTCATGAAGAGCTATATCTGTTATCTGCTGGCCGTACATTTTGTGATAAATCCTTTGATGATTTTTATGTATTTTAGAAGTAGGAGTGGAAAAGAATTTCTGATTCAGTATCTTTTTACTTACTTATCGGTGATTCTTTTGGGTGGAATCCTAGAGTTTAGTAGAGGAATGTGGAAGAGCAGTAGAGGCTATTGGATGGCTGTAGTAGTTGCTGTCATGTTTATTTTTTTGATAGAGAAAATATTAGATAGCTGGAAAAAGCAAAAGGATACGGTTGTCGAAGTAGTGATTTTGACAGGAGAGCGACAGATGAAAGCAAAGGGATTCCTGGATACGGGAAATCTTCTGAGGGATCCAATCGTAAACCGACCGGTACATATTATAAAGGAAGAACTTCTGGAACCGGAATTAGCAGAGGGGAAGCTGTTGATGCGCCTGATTCCTTATCATTCGCTTGGAAAAGAGCATGGACTGTTAGAAACCGTTACATTGGAAGGAATGTACATATTGCAGGGAGAAACATCGGTTTATTTGGAAAAACCGGTATTTGGGATTGCAAAAGAGAAATTATTTCAAGGTGATAAATATGATGTAATACTAAACGGAGTATGTATGGAGCATTAG
- the sigE gene encoding RNA polymerase sporulation sigma factor SigE, with translation MYIKIAIPQHFQLKLIPNFQNMMLLKKGDIHYIGGAEILPPPLEAIEENHCIRQLGGEEQEKARSRLIEHNLRLVVYIAKKFDNTGIGVEDLISIGTIGLIKAINTFNPEKNIKLATYASRCIENEILMYLRRNNKTRLEVSIDEPLNVDWDGNELLLSDILGTEEDIIYRDIETEVEKGLLKKAVEKLSPREKTIVELRFGLNHPNGDELTQKEVADLLGISQSYISRLEKKIMKRLRKEIVKFE, from the coding sequence ATGTATATAAAAATTGCAATACCACAGCATTTTCAATTAAAATTGATTCCTAATTTTCAGAATATGATGTTGCTGAAAAAGGGAGATATCCATTATATTGGGGGAGCGGAGATTTTGCCGCCGCCTTTAGAAGCAATAGAAGAGAATCATTGTATTCGCCAGCTTGGAGGAGAAGAACAGGAGAAGGCTAGAAGCAGACTTATTGAGCACAATCTACGTTTGGTGGTGTACATAGCGAAGAAGTTTGACAACACAGGAATTGGCGTAGAGGATTTGATATCTATCGGAACCATAGGATTGATTAAGGCAATCAACACTTTTAATCCGGAGAAAAATATTAAGCTTGCTACCTATGCGTCCAGATGCATCGAGAATGAGATTTTAATGTATTTACGAAGAAATAATAAGACAAGGCTGGAAGTTTCCATAGATGAGCCGTTAAATGTGGACTGGGATGGAAATGAACTCTTGCTTTCAGACATTCTGGGAACAGAAGAGGATATTATATATCGTGATATTGAAACTGAGGTAGAGAAAGGATTACTAAAAAAGGCAGTGGAAAAGCTTTCGCCAAGAGAAAAGACCATTGTTGAACTAAGATTTGGGTTGAATCATCCGAATGGAGACGAACTGACACAAAAAGAGGTTGCAGACCTTCTTGGAATTTCACAGTCTTACATTTCTAGATTGGAAAAAAAGATAATGAAACGGCTTCGAAAAGAGATTGTAAAATTTGAATAG
- a CDS encoding MBL fold metallo-hydrolase RNA specificity domain-containing protein produces the protein MKLEFLGAAHEVTGSCHYLQVGGTTLLVDCGMEQGADIYVNQEIPVNAAEIDFVLVTHAHIDHSGLLPLLYSHGFRGKIYATTATTELCNIMLKDSAHIQMFEAEWRNRKAKRAGKPLVEPMYDMEDAMGVLEHFIPCAYGEKITLSEEISIRFIDAGHLLGSSSIEVWANEGEEEVKLVFSGDIGHENKPLIRNPEYIKDADYVIMESTYGNRVHQNPPDYAKELARVCKETFTRGGNLVIPAFSVGRTQEMLYFLRKIKMENLLPEFQDFEVYIDSPLAVEATNIFHKSVEECFDEEAKELVEKGINPIGFPGLKTAISSDESKMINFINKPIVIISASGMCEAGRIRHHLKHNLWRADSTILFVGYQVPGTLGNHLLSGAKEVKLFGETIEVHAKIENLPGISGHADQPHLLEWIKAFEGKPKRVFVVHGDDKVCDHFAQLVELETGIPSVAPYSGDTYDLLTNTCVAQGSREMTQNKKKDTRVVSNVFARLVAAGERLMSVIRKCEGRPNKELGKFADQINSLCDKWEQ, from the coding sequence ATGAAGCTAGAATTTTTGGGGGCAGCCCATGAGGTAACCGGAAGTTGTCATTATTTACAGGTTGGAGGTACTACATTACTGGTAGATTGCGGTATGGAGCAGGGAGCAGACATTTATGTGAACCAAGAGATTCCAGTAAATGCAGCAGAAATTGATTTCGTTCTGGTGACTCATGCACACATTGATCATTCCGGTCTTTTGCCGTTGTTGTATAGTCACGGATTTCGTGGAAAAATATATGCGACTACAGCAACAACAGAATTGTGCAATATTATGCTGAAGGATTCGGCACATATTCAGATGTTTGAAGCCGAGTGGCGGAATCGTAAAGCAAAGCGAGCAGGAAAGCCGCTTGTAGAGCCGATGTATGATATGGAAGATGCTATGGGAGTTTTGGAACATTTTATTCCGTGTGCGTATGGGGAAAAGATTACATTATCAGAGGAGATTTCCATTCGTTTTATTGATGCAGGGCATTTGCTTGGATCTTCCAGTATTGAGGTGTGGGCAAACGAAGGGGAAGAGGAAGTTAAACTGGTATTTTCCGGTGATATCGGACATGAAAATAAGCCATTGATTCGTAATCCTGAATATATTAAGGACGCAGATTATGTAATTATGGAATCGACCTATGGAAATCGTGTACATCAGAATCCACCGGATTATGCAAAAGAACTGGCGAGAGTATGCAAGGAAACCTTTACCAGAGGCGGTAATCTGGTGATTCCGGCATTTTCCGTAGGCAGAACGCAGGAAATGTTGTATTTCTTGAGAAAGATAAAAATGGAGAATTTGTTGCCGGAGTTTCAGGATTTTGAAGTTTATATTGACAGTCCGCTGGCGGTAGAAGCTACCAATATCTTTCACAAGAGTGTGGAAGAATGCTTTGATGAAGAGGCAAAGGAACTGGTTGAAAAGGGAATTAATCCGATTGGATTTCCGGGGCTTAAGACTGCGATTTCCAGTGATGAATCCAAGATGATTAACTTTATTAATAAGCCGATTGTAATTATTTCAGCTTCCGGTATGTGTGAGGCGGGAAGAATTCGACATCATTTAAAGCATAATCTGTGGCGGGCAGATTCCACCATTCTATTTGTAGGTTATCAAGTTCCGGGAACACTTGGAAATCATCTATTGAGTGGCGCAAAGGAAGTGAAACTTTTTGGTGAGACGATAGAGGTGCATGCAAAAATCGAAAATCTTCCGGGAATCAGTGGGCATGCAGACCAGCCACATTTGTTAGAGTGGATTAAGGCATTTGAAGGAAAGCCTAAGAGAGTGTTTGTTGTGCATGGAGATGATAAAGTATGCGATCATTTTGCACAATTGGTAGAATTGGAAACCGGCATTCCTTCCGTAGCGCCGTATAGTGGAGATACCTATGATTTGCTTACCAACACCTGCGTTGCGCAGGGTAGCCGTGAAATGACACAGAATAAAAAGAAGGATACGCGTGTGGTTTCTAATGTATTTGCACGGCTGGTTGCAGCAGGAGAACGTCTTATGTCTGTCATTCGTAAATGTGAAGGCAGACCGAATAAAGAATTGGGCAAGTTTGCAGATCAGATTAATTCCCTCTGCGATAAGTGGGAGCAATAG
- the sigG gene encoding RNA polymerase sporulation sigma factor SigG translates to MAAYKVEICGVNTSRLPILKEEEKSALFTRIKAGDMQAREEYIKGNLRLVLSVIKRFSNSNENVDDLFQIGCIGLIKSIDNFNPDMGVKFSTYAVPMIIGEIRRYLRDNNSIRVSRSLRDTAYKVIHTRELLSKELSREPTLEDIAKAIDIPKEDIVFALDAIQSPVSLYEPVYTDGGDTLYVMDQISDKKNKEEAWVEELSLSDAMKRLNERENYIIKLRFFEGKTQMEVAEEIHISQAQVSRLEKSALKNMKNYLSIAPTYRRGN, encoded by the coding sequence ATGGCTGCATACAAAGTAGAAATCTGCGGAGTCAATACATCTCGGCTTCCTATATTAAAAGAAGAAGAAAAAAGTGCCCTTTTTACACGAATCAAAGCCGGTGACATGCAGGCTCGTGAAGAATACATCAAAGGCAATCTGAGGCTTGTCCTAAGTGTCATCAAACGTTTTTCCAACAGCAATGAAAACGTAGACGACCTGTTTCAAATTGGCTGTATCGGACTTATTAAGTCCATTGACAATTTTAATCCTGATATGGGGGTAAAGTTCTCCACCTATGCAGTTCCCATGATTATTGGTGAAATACGTCGCTACCTGCGAGACAATAACTCTATCCGCGTTAGCCGCTCCCTCAGAGACACAGCTTATAAGGTTATCCATACCCGCGAGTTATTGTCCAAAGAACTTTCCCGTGAACCAACATTAGAGGACATTGCAAAAGCAATTGATATTCCAAAGGAAGATATCGTTTTTGCACTAGATGCTATTCAAAGTCCCGTAAGCTTATATGAACCGGTTTACACAGACGGCGGCGATACCCTTTACGTCATGGACCAGATTAGTGATAAAAAGAATAAAGAAGAAGCCTGGGTAGAAGAACTTTCTCTAAGCGATGCCATGAAACGTTTAAATGAGCGTGAAAATTATATTATCAAACTCCGTTTCTTCGAGGGTAAAACTCAAATGGAAGTCGCCGAAGAAATTCATATCTCCCAGGCTCAGGTCAGCAGACTTGAAAAATCTGCTTTAAAAAACATGAAAAATTATCTTTCTATTGCTCCCACTTATCGCAGAGGGAATTAA
- a CDS encoding AraC family transcriptional regulator: MTEKTGISKEKQSGYLHQNFRLFHLKDKKTQEFEFHYHDFNKIIVFLSGNVTYLVEGKAYYLKPWDILLVNHHDIHKPIIDPGTTYERIIIWLQNDFIKSQKDRPCDLSACFATANEKSFNLIRLNASLQTKIQTLIHSLEDSLTSEEFGHEVLSQTYFLQLMVYLNQVFSPEQYQEDQSASRYDKQIADILKYINLHLDADLSNETLAEKFFLSKYYLMHKFKEETGYTLHNYVQQKRLICAADMIKGGSPILKAASQCGFSDYSTFLRAFRKMYGMSPKDIIV, translated from the coding sequence ATGACTGAAAAAACTGGAATTTCTAAAGAAAAACAGAGCGGATACCTGCATCAGAACTTCCGCCTATTCCATTTAAAAGATAAAAAAACACAGGAATTTGAATTTCACTATCATGATTTTAATAAAATTATTGTCTTTCTTTCGGGTAATGTTACTTATCTGGTAGAAGGAAAGGCATATTATTTAAAACCATGGGACATTCTTCTGGTGAATCATCATGACATTCATAAGCCAATTATTGACCCAGGTACTACCTATGAGCGTATTATTATCTGGCTACAAAACGACTTTATAAAATCTCAAAAAGATCGCCCCTGTGACCTATCTGCTTGTTTTGCTACTGCCAACGAAAAGAGTTTTAATCTCATCCGTTTGAATGCTTCTCTTCAAACGAAGATTCAGACATTAATTCACTCTTTGGAAGATTCCTTAACCAGCGAAGAATTTGGACATGAAGTTTTAAGCCAAACTTACTTTTTACAACTCATGGTTTACTTAAATCAGGTATTCTCTCCGGAACAATACCAAGAAGATCAGTCTGCCTCCCGCTATGATAAACAAATTGCGGATATTTTAAAGTACATCAATCTTCACTTAGATGCTGATCTGTCCAATGAAACACTTGCAGAAAAATTTTTTCTCAGCAAATACTACCTTATGCACAAATTCAAAGAAGAAACAGGATACACACTTCATAATTACGTTCAGCAGAAGCGCTTAATTTGTGCTGCAGACATGATAAAAGGAGGCTCACCTATACTAAAGGCTGCCTCCCAATGCGGTTTCTCCGATTATTCTACCTTTTTACGCGCATTCCGCAAAATGTACGGAATGTCACCAAAGGATATTATTGTCTGA
- the dapF gene encoding diaminopimelate epimerase: MDTITMKKYHGLGNDYLVLDPNKNDIKLQKRNVEMLCRRNFGVGADGILYGPFEEDGKFRVQIFNPDGSEAERSGNGVRIFAKYLLDEGYVKEKRFTLNTLAGDVEIEFMEEDGSKMRVNMGKPAFAGVQMPLVGLEGEIVNEHLRFHDNDYNATCLSVGNPNCVIMMEEVTPQKAKELGPYVEGASYFPNRTNMQICKVIDRENIAIEIYERGAGYTLASGTGACAAAAATRRMGLVDKKVTVHMQGGDLVIEFGEDDTIYMTGTVGTVGTFTLAENFFA, encoded by the coding sequence ATGGATACTATTACAATGAAAAAATATCATGGATTAGGAAATGATTATTTGGTGTTGGATCCGAATAAAAACGATATAAAATTACAGAAGAGAAATGTGGAGATGCTTTGTAGAAGAAACTTTGGGGTTGGCGCTGACGGTATTTTATACGGACCATTTGAAGAGGATGGAAAATTCAGGGTTCAGATTTTTAATCCGGATGGTTCAGAAGCAGAGCGCAGTGGCAACGGCGTCCGAATTTTTGCAAAATATTTGCTGGATGAAGGGTATGTAAAGGAAAAGAGATTTACCTTAAATACATTGGCTGGAGATGTGGAAATTGAATTTATGGAGGAAGATGGAAGCAAGATGCGAGTGAATATGGGAAAACCTGCTTTTGCTGGCGTGCAGATGCCTTTGGTAGGGTTAGAAGGAGAGATTGTCAATGAACATTTAAGATTTCATGACAATGATTATAATGCGACTTGTTTGTCTGTAGGAAATCCAAATTGCGTGATTATGATGGAGGAAGTTACCCCACAAAAAGCAAAGGAACTAGGTCCTTATGTGGAGGGGGCATCTTATTTTCCGAACAGAACCAATATGCAGATTTGCAAAGTTATTGATCGGGAAAACATTGCGATTGAAATCTATGAGCGTGGGGCAGGATATACCTTAGCTTCCGGTACCGGTGCCTGTGCTGCTGCAGCGGCTACAAGACGTATGGGTCTGGTAGATAAAAAAGTGACAGTTCACATGCAAGGTGGAGATCTGGTGATAGAATTTGGCGAAGATGATACCATTTATATGACAGGAACCGTGGGAACGGTAGGAACCTTTACATTGGCGGAGAATTTCTTTGCATAG
- the argS gene encoding arginine--tRNA ligase, with amino-acid sequence MKKMLDLISAEVTKAFEENGYDAKYGKVTLSNRPDLCEYQCNGAMAAAKEYKCAPFMISDKIAECLKENQMFSSVESVKPGFLNLKLSETYLADYVGEMEADKERLGCEKAKNPKTIMIDYGGPNVAKPLHVGHLRSAIIGESVKRIGKFMGHNMIGDVHLGDWGLQMGLIITELKERKPELVYFDENYDGEYPAEPPFTISELEEIYPTASGKSKEDAAYKEAAMQATYELQQGRRGYNALLKHILDVSVNDLKRNYENLNVSFDLWKGESDAQPYIPDMVQKMKDDGFAYISEGALVVDVKEETDTKEIPPCMILKSDGASLYNTTDLATIVWRMKDYNPDELIYVVDKRQELYFTQVFRCARKTGLVKPETKLNFLGFGTMNGKDGKPFKTREGGVMRLEYLVSSINEEMYKKIAENHTVEEAEGKETAKVVALSAIKYGDLSNQASKDYVFDIDRFTSFEGNTGPYILYTIVRIKSILKKYQAEKTMPEGAAILPAHSESEKALMLELSKFNAVMETAFEETAPHKVCAYIYDLANAFNHFYHETKIMAEEDVMVQAGYIKLLELTRKVLETCIDVLGFEAPERM; translated from the coding sequence ATGAAAAAAATGTTGGACCTAATCAGTGCAGAGGTGACGAAGGCATTTGAAGAAAATGGATATGATGCAAAATATGGAAAAGTGACGTTGTCAAACCGTCCGGATTTATGTGAATATCAGTGTAACGGTGCAATGGCAGCAGCAAAGGAATATAAGTGTGCGCCATTTATGATTTCAGATAAGATAGCAGAGTGCTTAAAGGAGAATCAGATGTTTTCATCTGTAGAATCTGTGAAACCGGGATTCTTGAATTTGAAGTTAAGTGAAACATATCTGGCAGATTATGTTGGAGAAATGGAGGCAGACAAGGAACGCCTTGGTTGTGAAAAAGCAAAGAATCCTAAGACAATTATGATTGATTATGGCGGACCTAACGTAGCAAAACCTCTTCATGTAGGACATTTGCGTTCTGCTATTATCGGGGAAAGTGTAAAACGTATCGGTAAGTTCATGGGACATAATATGATTGGTGATGTGCATCTGGGAGACTGGGGCCTTCAGATGGGACTTATCATTACTGAACTTAAGGAGCGTAAGCCGGAACTTGTTTATTTTGATGAGAATTATGATGGAGAATACCCGGCAGAGCCACCTTTTACTATTTCTGAGTTAGAAGAAATTTATCCTACTGCCAGCGGAAAATCCAAGGAAGATGCAGCATATAAAGAAGCAGCGATGCAGGCAACCTATGAGTTACAGCAGGGAAGAAGAGGATACAATGCGTTGCTGAAACATATTTTGGATGTTTCTGTGAACGATTTGAAACGTAACTACGAGAACTTAAATGTTTCCTTCGACTTATGGAAGGGTGAATCAGATGCACAGCCATATATCCCGGATATGGTGCAGAAGATGAAAGATGATGGATTTGCTTACATAAGTGAGGGTGCTCTTGTAGTAGATGTAAAAGAAGAAACTGATACGAAAGAGATTCCTCCTTGTATGATTTTAAAATCAGACGGAGCTTCTCTTTACAATACCACAGACTTGGCAACTATCGTATGGCGTATGAAGGACTATAATCCGGACGAGCTTATTTATGTAGTGGATAAGCGTCAGGAACTGTATTTTACACAGGTGTTCCGTTGTGCAAGAAAGACCGGATTGGTAAAACCGGAGACAAAACTGAATTTCTTAGGTTTTGGTACTATGAATGGAAAAGACGGAAAGCCATTTAAGACTCGTGAAGGTGGCGTAATGCGTTTGGAATATCTGGTTTCATCCATTAACGAAGAGATGTATAAGAAGATTGCAGAGAACCATACCGTAGAAGAGGCCGAAGGAAAAGAGACCGCAAAAGTAGTTGCATTGTCTGCAATTAAATATGGTGATTTGTCCAATCAGGCATCCAAAGATTATGTTTTTGATATTGATAGATTTACTTCCTTTGAAGGAAATACAGGACCATATATTTTGTATACCATTGTTCGTATCAAGTCAATCTTAAAAAAATATCAGGCAGAAAAAACTATGCCGGAAGGGGCGGCAATACTTCCAGCCCATTCTGAAAGCGAAAAAGCATTGATGTTGGAATTAAGTAAATTTAATGCAGTAATGGAAACAGCATTTGAAGAAACAGCACCACATAAAGTGTGTGCATATATCTATGATTTGGCAAATGCATTTAATCATTTCTATCATGAAACAAAAATTATGGCAGAAGAAGATGTAATGGTGCAGGCAGGCTACATCAAGTTGTTAGAATTAACCAGAAAAGTCCTTGAAACCTGTATCGATGTGTTAGGATTCGAGGCACCGGAAAGGATGTAG
- a CDS encoding CPBP family intramembrane glutamic endopeptidase codes for MNKDKEIRNIWKLIFLHLFPGIALSIMYIFFSKVGILEGYPRAVILGVSAIFSIIPIELGYLFYVAKKEEGTFNIFKILGLKSKLKVKEFILYSLSLLIVGVGILIALKPLSNFLLKTVFCWIPSWYNFVQDMSLFSKNYIIIATLVSFFIFTLIVPIIEEFYFRGFLMTRMKWMGKYSVLFNVILYSVYHFYQPWLVITRIAMMLPLYYFGNCSEPR; via the coding sequence ATGAATAAAGATAAAGAAATCAGAAACATATGGAAACTTATATTTCTGCACTTGTTTCCAGGAATTGCGTTAAGCATTATGTATATATTTTTTTCGAAGGTGGGAATTTTAGAAGGATATCCCAGGGCAGTTATATTAGGAGTTTCTGCGATTTTTTCAATAATTCCTATTGAACTTGGATACCTATTTTATGTAGCAAAGAAGGAAGAAGGAACTTTTAATATATTTAAGATATTAGGTTTAAAAAGTAAGTTGAAGGTTAAAGAATTTATACTTTATTCTCTTTCATTGCTTATAGTGGGAGTGGGAATTTTAATTGCTTTAAAGCCACTTTCAAATTTCTTATTAAAAACGGTATTTTGTTGGATTCCAAGTTGGTATAATTTTGTCCAAGATATGAGTTTGTTTAGTAAAAACTATATTATCATAGCAACTTTAGTAAGCTTTTTCATTTTTACACTCATAGTACCAATTATTGAGGAGTTTTACTTCAGAGGATTTTTAATGACTCGAATGAAGTGGATGGGAAAATATAGTGTTTTATTTAATGTAATATTATATTCAGTTTACCATTTTTATCAACCCTGGCTTGTTATTACAAGGATTGCTATGATGTTACCATTATACTATTTTGGTAACTGTTCAGAACCTCGATAA
- the tnpC gene encoding IS66 family transposase, with product MPINITMEFVQQLMDQNTALTKQVSEMNETIKELNQTIKELKEQLNKNSKNSSKPPSSDGLKKPPVNKNRSLRQKSGKKQGAQNGHDGTCLSVIAEPDIIEPHMHSDCDNCPYHDSCLDKACIKETRHEIDAEVNVNVTAHQLIVVRNCPLHNCQKAGSFPAGIKATVQYGKNLQAMVVAFNTVGAVSINRTHEILSSVFNIPLSTGTIKNMVTRCADVLKPTYEKIYCIMTKLGLIHCDETGTRVDGKTWWVHNVSDMDYTYLSIQQKRGHLGMDAIGILPSFQGIAVHDCWASYWKYPDVKHAVCCAHLLRELNGIIENYPEQKWALQFKELLLDMKKVRDKALLGEKDEISYYHRHKFDKKYDEIIKTAYEENPLPEETIKKRGRKKKSKVLNLICRLQNYKASVCLFINNLCVPFDNNQAERDLRMIKVKTKVSGCFRSEEGAQEYLTIMSYIGTAHKHGINAFTAIKESLNGNADIIFA from the coding sequence TTGCCTATTAATATCACAATGGAATTCGTTCAACAGTTAATGGATCAGAATACTGCTTTGACAAAGCAGGTATCTGAAATGAACGAAACAATTAAAGAGCTTAATCAGACCATCAAAGAACTTAAGGAGCAGCTCAACAAAAACTCCAAGAATAGTTCAAAACCACCTTCAAGCGATGGACTTAAGAAACCACCGGTAAATAAGAATCGTAGTCTGCGTCAAAAGTCTGGTAAGAAGCAGGGAGCTCAGAATGGCCACGATGGAACATGTCTTTCTGTTATCGCTGAACCTGACATTATAGAACCACATATGCATTCTGATTGTGATAATTGCCCTTATCATGATAGCTGTCTTGATAAAGCTTGCATCAAGGAGACTCGTCACGAAATTGATGCTGAAGTAAATGTAAATGTCACAGCACATCAGCTTATTGTAGTAAGAAACTGTCCTCTTCATAACTGCCAGAAGGCAGGTTCTTTTCCTGCTGGCATCAAAGCAACTGTGCAGTATGGTAAAAACTTACAAGCAATGGTAGTCGCTTTTAATACTGTTGGAGCAGTAAGTATTAATCGCACTCATGAAATACTCAGTAGTGTATTCAACATCCCACTATCAACTGGAACCATCAAAAACATGGTGACTCGATGTGCCGATGTTTTAAAGCCAACCTATGAAAAGATTTATTGTATTATGACGAAGCTTGGGCTTATTCATTGCGATGAAACAGGAACTCGTGTTGATGGCAAGACCTGGTGGGTTCATAACGTTTCAGATATGGATTATACCTATCTGAGCATCCAACAGAAACGAGGGCATCTTGGAATGGATGCAATTGGAATCCTTCCATCTTTTCAGGGTATTGCTGTCCATGATTGTTGGGCTTCATACTGGAAGTATCCAGATGTGAAACATGCGGTATGCTGCGCACATCTATTGCGTGAGCTTAACGGGATAATCGAAAACTATCCCGAGCAAAAATGGGCTCTACAATTCAAAGAACTTCTTCTTGATATGAAAAAGGTAAGAGACAAAGCTCTTTTAGGCGAAAAAGATGAAATCAGCTATTATCATCGACATAAGTTTGATAAGAAATATGATGAAATCATCAAAACCGCATATGAAGAAAATCCTCTTCCTGAAGAAACCATAAAAAAGCGTGGTCGCAAGAAAAAGAGCAAGGTATTAAATTTGATTTGCAGACTACAGAATTACAAGGCATCAGTCTGCCTATTTATAAATAACCTCTGTGTACCTTTCGATAACAACCAGGCTGAACGAGATTTAAGAATGATAAAAGTCAAAACTAAAGTATCAGGCTGTTTTCGAAGTGAAGAAGGTGCACAGGAATATTTAACAATTATGAGTTATATCGGAACCGCTCATAAGCATGGAATCAATGCATTCACAGCGATAAAAGAATCATTAAATGGGAATGCAGATATCATCTTTGCTTAA